The following proteins are encoded in a genomic region of Mycobacterium sp. 155:
- a CDS encoding YceI family protein: MTAATAADLTAGTWAIDPVHSSIHFSVRHLMVSKVRGSFDTFSGAVVVAADGTPSVTATIDVNSINTRNEQRDAHVRSADFFDAENYPTATFVSTGVRRSGDDYVVDGDFTLKGVTKPVSLKLEYNGVNPGMGHGPVAGFEASVVLNRKDFGIDIELPLETGGTVVGDKVTITLEIEALKQA; this comes from the coding sequence ATGACCGCCGCAACCGCCGCTGATCTGACTGCCGGCACCTGGGCAATCGACCCGGTGCATTCTTCGATCCACTTTTCGGTCCGGCATCTGATGGTGAGCAAGGTGCGCGGCAGCTTCGACACGTTCAGCGGCGCAGTCGTCGTCGCAGCGGACGGCACCCCGTCGGTAACCGCCACCATCGACGTCAACTCGATCAACACCCGCAACGAGCAACGAGACGCGCACGTGCGGTCCGCCGACTTCTTCGATGCCGAGAACTACCCGACCGCCACGTTCGTGTCGACCGGTGTGCGGCGCTCGGGCGACGACTACGTCGTCGACGGCGACTTCACCCTCAAAGGCGTGACCAAGCCGGTTTCGCTCAAGCTGGAGTACAACGGCGTCAACCCGGGCATGGGGCACGGGCCGGTCGCCGGTTTCGAGGCCTCGGTCGTGTTGAACCGCAAGGACTTCGGCATCGACATCGAGTTGCCGCTGGAGACCGGCGGCACCGTCGTCGGCGACAAGGTGACCATCACCCTCGAGATCGAGGCGCTCAAGCAGGCCTGA
- the ctaD gene encoding cytochrome c oxidase subunit I — protein sequence MPLAEKTPLSQVIAPRRPFPARVGPTGNLIYKLITTTDHKLIGIMYMVACFSFFFTGGLMALLMRTELAQPGLQFLSNEQFNQLFTMHGTVMLLFYATPIVFGFANLVLPLQIGAPDVAFPRLNALSFWLFVFGGLITISGFITPSGAPDFGWTAYTPLSDAMHSPGAGADLWILGLAVGGLGTILGAVNMITTVVCMRAPGMTMFRMPIFTWNILITSVLALLVFPLLTSALFGLAADRHLGAHIYDPANGGVILWQHLFWFFGHPEVYIVALPFFGIVTEIIPVFARKPLFGYTTLIYATVSIAALSMAVWAHHMFATGAVLLPFFSLMSYMIAVPTGIKFFNWIGTMWKGQLTFETPMLFSVGFMVTFLLGGLSGVMLASPPIDFHVTDTYFLVAHFHYVLFGTIVFASFGGVYFWFPKMTGRLLDERLGKVHFWLTFIGFHTTFLVQHWLGNEGMPRRYADYLSSDGFTTLNVVSTIGSFILGISMLPFIWNVFKSWRYGEPVTVDDPWGHGNSLEWATSCPPPRHNFTELPRIRSERPAFELHYPHMVERMRAESHIGRHPRTG from the coding sequence ATGCCCCTGGCCGAGAAAACCCCGCTTTCCCAAGTCATCGCGCCGCGTCGGCCCTTCCCCGCGCGCGTCGGCCCAACTGGCAATCTGATCTACAAGCTGATCACCACCACCGACCACAAGCTCATCGGGATCATGTACATGGTCGCGTGCTTCTCGTTCTTCTTCACCGGCGGTCTGATGGCCCTGCTCATGCGCACCGAGCTCGCGCAACCCGGGCTGCAGTTCCTGTCCAATGAGCAGTTCAACCAGTTGTTCACCATGCACGGCACGGTGATGCTGTTGTTCTATGCCACGCCGATCGTGTTCGGGTTCGCCAACCTGGTGCTGCCACTGCAGATCGGTGCGCCCGATGTGGCGTTCCCGCGCCTGAACGCATTGTCGTTCTGGCTGTTCGTCTTTGGCGGACTCATCACGATCTCGGGGTTCATCACGCCGAGTGGCGCCCCCGACTTCGGTTGGACCGCCTACACCCCGCTCAGCGATGCCATGCACTCACCTGGCGCGGGCGCCGACCTGTGGATCCTGGGGCTGGCGGTCGGCGGCCTCGGCACCATCCTCGGGGCGGTCAACATGATCACCACCGTGGTCTGCATGCGCGCCCCAGGCATGACGATGTTCCGGATGCCGATCTTCACGTGGAACATCCTGATCACCAGCGTCCTGGCGCTGCTGGTGTTCCCGCTGCTGACTTCCGCACTGTTCGGCTTGGCCGCCGACCGTCACCTCGGCGCGCACATCTACGACCCGGCCAACGGCGGAGTCATCCTGTGGCAGCACCTGTTCTGGTTCTTCGGCCACCCCGAGGTCTACATCGTCGCGCTGCCGTTCTTCGGCATCGTCACCGAGATCATCCCCGTGTTCGCCCGAAAGCCGCTGTTCGGCTACACCACACTGATCTACGCCACCGTGAGCATCGCGGCCCTGTCGATGGCGGTGTGGGCCCACCACATGTTTGCCACGGGAGCCGTTCTACTGCCGTTCTTTTCGCTGATGTCCTACATGATCGCAGTGCCCACCGGGATCAAGTTCTTCAACTGGATCGGCACCATGTGGAAGGGCCAGTTGACCTTCGAGACGCCCATGCTGTTCTCGGTCGGCTTCATGGTCACGTTCCTGCTGGGCGGTCTGTCCGGCGTGATGCTGGCCAGCCCGCCGATCGACTTCCACGTCACCGACACGTATTTCCTGGTGGCCCACTTCCACTACGTGCTCTTCGGCACCATCGTGTTCGCCTCCTTCGGTGGCGTGTACTTCTGGTTCCCCAAGATGACCGGACGCCTGCTCGACGAGCGGCTGGGCAAGGTGCACTTCTGGCTGACCTTCATCGGGTTCCACACCACGTTCCTGGTGCAACACTGGCTCGGCAACGAGGGCATGCCCCGGCGCTACGCCGACTATCTGTCCAGCGACGGCTTCACCACGCTCAACGTGGTCTCCACCATCGGGTCGTTCATCCTGGGCATCTCGATGTTGCCGTTCATCTGGAACGTGTTCAAGAGCTGGCGCTACGGCGAACCCGTCACCGTCGACGATCCCTGGGGCCATGGCAATTCACTGGAATGGGCCACCAGTTGCCCACCGCCGCGGCACAACTTCACCGAGCTGCCCCGCATCCGCTCTGAGCGCCCGGCATTCGAACTGCACTACCCGCACATGGTCGAGCGCATGCGCGCCGAGTCGCATATCGGCCGGCATCCGCGCACCGGCTAG
- the fdxA gene encoding ferredoxin, whose translation MTYVIGKPCVDVMDRACVEECPVDCIYEGSRSLYIHPDECVDCGACEPVCPVEAIYYEDDLPTDLEPYQADNAAFFADTLPGRDVPLGSPGGAAKLGPIDADAPLVASLPPQQEP comes from the coding sequence GTGACGTACGTGATCGGCAAGCCCTGTGTAGACGTGATGGACCGTGCTTGCGTCGAGGAATGCCCTGTCGACTGCATCTACGAAGGCAGCCGGTCGCTCTACATCCATCCCGACGAATGTGTCGATTGCGGTGCCTGCGAACCGGTCTGCCCGGTCGAGGCCATCTACTACGAGGACGATCTGCCCACCGACCTCGAGCCTTACCAGGCCGACAACGCAGCCTTCTTCGCCGATACTCTGCCCGGTCGCGACGTGCCCCTCGGCTCGCCCGGCGGTGCGGCCAAGCTGGGGCCGATCGATGCCGATGCGCCATTGGTGGCGAGCCTCCCGCCGCAGCAGGAACCATGA
- a CDS encoding group III truncated hemoglobin, with protein MSAPVVVVPVGDLANRDDVHALLSRFYGRVLTDDLLAAPFTEIREKGLASHLPVMCDFWETVLFRAGLYRGSALVVHRHVHDDHPLAYRHFIRWLTLWLATVDEMYRGPVAEQAKTQARRIAWAMHRRLTGTDAPELDAFVREADPAFNRSG; from the coding sequence ATGAGCGCACCCGTTGTCGTCGTTCCGGTCGGTGATCTGGCCAACCGGGACGACGTGCATGCGCTGCTGTCGCGGTTCTATGGGCGGGTGCTGACCGACGATCTGCTCGCCGCCCCGTTCACCGAGATCCGGGAAAAGGGCCTGGCGTCGCACCTTCCCGTGATGTGCGATTTCTGGGAGACGGTGCTGTTCCGGGCCGGCCTCTACCGGGGCAGCGCGCTGGTGGTGCACCGGCACGTCCATGATGACCATCCGCTGGCGTACCGGCACTTCATCCGGTGGCTGACGCTGTGGCTGGCCACCGTGGACGAGATGTATCGCGGGCCCGTTGCCGAACAGGCCAAGACCCAGGCTCGGCGGATCGCGTGGGCGATGCACCGGCGGCTCACCGGAACCGACGCACCTGAACTCGACGCGTTCGTGCGGGAGGCCGATCCGGCGTTCAATCGGTCCGGGTGA
- a CDS encoding slipin family protein, protein MGVVLLAGLAILSLKVLREYERGVVFRLGRIRPIHGPGLACLIPLADRMIRVDQRVVTLTIPPQEVITRDNVPARVNAVVMFQVTDPLKAILGVENYAVATSQIAQTTLRSLLGRVDLDTLLAHRDDLNVDLRSVIDTQTAPWGVEVRVVEIKDVEIPESMQRAMAREAEAERERRAKVINARGELQASDELRQAAETLSRNPASLQLRYLQTLLELGADQNSTVVFPLPVDIITPFLKNPAVTDKIGELINGVTRTD, encoded by the coding sequence ATGGGTGTGGTGCTGCTGGCCGGGCTGGCGATACTGTCGCTCAAGGTTCTTCGCGAGTACGAGCGTGGTGTGGTGTTTCGGCTCGGGCGGATACGGCCGATCCACGGACCGGGTCTGGCGTGTCTCATCCCGTTGGCGGACCGGATGATCCGGGTCGATCAGCGGGTGGTCACGCTCACCATCCCACCGCAGGAGGTGATCACCCGGGACAATGTGCCGGCCCGGGTCAACGCCGTGGTGATGTTTCAGGTCACCGATCCACTCAAAGCGATTCTGGGAGTAGAGAATTACGCCGTCGCGACATCGCAGATCGCCCAGACGACGCTGCGGTCGCTGCTGGGGCGCGTGGATCTCGACACATTGCTGGCCCATCGCGACGATCTCAACGTCGATCTGCGCAGCGTCATCGACACCCAGACCGCACCATGGGGTGTGGAGGTCCGCGTCGTCGAGATCAAGGATGTGGAAATACCGGAGTCCATGCAACGAGCCATGGCACGCGAGGCCGAGGCCGAACGCGAACGCCGCGCCAAGGTGATCAACGCCCGCGGTGAACTGCAGGCTTCCGACGAGTTGCGACAGGCCGCCGAGACCCTCTCGCGCAACCCGGCCTCACTGCAACTGCGCTATCTCCAAACATTGTTGGAGCTGGGTGCCGACCAGAATTCGACTGTCGTCTTCCCGCTACCCGTTGACATCATCACGCCGTTCCTGAAAAACCCTGCCGTCACCGACAAGATCGGCGAACTGATCAACGGCGTCACCCGGACCGATTGA